The following are encoded in a window of Torulaspora globosa chromosome 4, complete sequence genomic DNA:
- a CDS encoding uncharacterized protein (ancestral locus Anc_8.154), producing MSHIGLLKVASALLFLALICNLAQKLFERYIAFYLRQWLMNCSGGECNNLRWWQRFPPLEKLVWSFLDSTEGED from the coding sequence ATGTCTCATATCGGCCTTTTGAAAGTTGCATCCGCCcttttgtttcttgcaCTAATATGTAACCTAGCACAAAAGCTGTTCGAAAGGTACATTGCCTTTTATTTAAGACAATGGCTCATGAATTGCTCAGGTGGTGAATGCAATAATTTGAGATGGTGGCAAAGATTTCCTCCACTAGAAAAGTTGGTTTGGAGTTTTCTTGATAGCACGGAGGGCGAAGACTGA
- the HOS2 gene encoding histone deacetylase HOS2 (ancestral locus Anc_8.153), whose amino-acid sequence MESTFSYDEKTRKEQPLYEFGSTYCPRVSYHFNPKVSNYHYGVRHPMKPFRLMLTDHLVSSYGLHQIMDLYETRAATKNEMTEFHTADYINFLCKVTPENLSKMPRGTLEKFNIGDDCPIFQNLFTYSSLYAGASLDAARKLINDQSDIAINWSGGLHHAKKNNPSGFCYVNDIVLAILSLLRYHPRVLYIDIDLHHGDGVQEAFYTTDRVYTISFHKYNGEFFPGTGNYDEVGCASGKHFAMNVPLDDGIDDDSYINLFKSIIDPLITSYKPTVIIQQCGADSLGHDRLGCFNLNIKAHGECVKFVRSFGIPMLVVGGGGYTPRNVSRLWAYETGVLNNVLLSKDLPEDIPFRDWFGPDYSLYPVLDDLYENKNSKKYLEDIRIRCYESIRYLQGAPSVRMDADCIPTTDISGITPEEEDLIKELNEEDESWRLIQMEKENAKTP is encoded by the coding sequence ATGGAGTCCACGTTCTCTTACGATGAGAAAACTAGAAAAGAACAACCGTTATATGAATTTGGGTCTACTTATTGTCCGAGAGTGTCTTACCATTTCAACCCGAAAGTCTCAAACTACCACTATGGTGTACGACACCCCATGAAGCCTTTCAGACTCATGCTGACGGACCATCTGGTGTCGTCATATGGACTGCATCAGATTATGGACTTGTACGAGACGAGAGCAGCAACAAAGAATGAAATGACAGAATTCCACACAGCAGATTACATCAATTTCCTATGCAAAGTGACTCCGGAGAACCTGAGCAAGATGCCTAGAGGTACTTTGGAGAAATTTAATATCGGAGACGACTGTCCCATTTTTCAGAATTTGTTCACCTACAGCTCGCTATATGCTGGAGCATCGCTGGACGCAGCAAGGAAGCTGATAAACGACCAGTCGGACATAGCAATCAATTGGTCAGGCGGCCTACACcatgccaagaagaacaatcCATCAGGGTTCTGCTACGTGAATGATATTGTGCTGGCGATCCTGAGCCTGCTGCGATATCATCCAAGGGTGCTGTATATCGATATCGATCTGCACCATGGCGACGGAGTGCAGGAGGCATTCTACACAACTGATCGCGTTTACACGATTTCGTTTCACAAATACAATGGCGAATTTTTCCCGGGAACTGGTAATTACGACGAGGTGGGTTGTGCAAGCGGGAAACACTTTGCCATGAACGTTCCTCTCGATGATGGCATCGACGACGACTCTTACATCAACCTATTCAAATCAATCATTGATCCACTGATCACATCCTACAAGCCAACGGTTATCATACAACAGTGCGGGGCCGATTCACTAGGACATGACAGACTCGGATGCTTCAACCTCAACATCAAAGCACATGGAGAGTGCGTGAAATTTGTACGATCTTTTGGAATTCCTATGTTGGTCGTTGGCGGTGGAGGCTACACCCCAAGAAACGTATCTCGGCTTTGGGCGTATGAAACAGGTGTATTGAACAACGTGCTCTTATCAAAAGACCTGCCAGAGGATATACCGTTTCGCGATTGGTTTGGGCCCGATTACTCGCTTTATCCTGTCCTCGATGATCTCTACGAGAACAAAAACAGCAAGAAATATCTAGAAGACATTCGAATACGATGTTATGAGAGTATAAGGTACCTTCAGGGCGCGCCCAGCGTTCGCATGGATGCTGATTGCATACCGACGACGGACATTTCAGGGATTACGccagaggaggaagatttAATTAAAGAATTGAATGAGGAGGATGAATCCTGGAGATTGATTCAAATGGAAAAGGAGAATGCGAAAACGCCGTAG